In Diabrotica undecimpunctata isolate CICGRU chromosome 9, icDiaUnde3, whole genome shotgun sequence, the DNA window cgtttattggttttaaagttattgttgttattaactaaaagaatttaattttttttaattttaacaccctgtatctcgaaaagtaaataagtttgacccctcattaactatatcgttttgttcaatttttcgagaagtatctacagtcaaacgttgtaagtgtcatttggaaacaccctgtatgtatgaaatattagatatttaatagaaaatattagatacttacaattttgccacagactgaacagtagatttttcccatatccatagacagctctttataaggtttaatccaagttgaagcactggttgttttaggcattataaaatcacaatcttcctttttgttacgcacaacgagtgtttacgctttgaatatcaaaacaaaaatgatttacaaatctgagcatcaaattataaaggtttaggtacctaattcaataaactgggagattttggaaaatccctaaattaggaacaaaactattagccgtttacctgctgttaagatacaataaattgtagatagatttggggattagatcataaaatgcaaatgagcgaacccttagcgattatccaataactgaatgcctcagtgaccgagactttctaagaatgttgagggctacttaaattgatcttctttgaaattgtaaatgttttgtacttgtagagattacgtacttagatcatttcttgattaaaatgactacaaaattttatacaagaattgaaataaattggtatgtttaaaaattttcaaatacagtataaaaatctgaacttttatgcactttatgcaaacttttatacaaatatgccaaaatatgaaatatttgcataaaatatgcacaatatgcaaaatatgcaatatgcatatttgccgaagtctaataatcatacaaaaaatttaaaaaattcgcgTTTAAAAAGATTTATTACTATCTTATGCACTACGCCGACTAAATCACAATAATATCAGATTGTGAAATTTATAGTAATCTATTCTTCAGAAGCAAAACGGTTTGTTAGTGTGGGTATGTAAATTCGTAAAACAGTAGCAAGTTATCACGATTTTAACATTGTCAAAAAGACCTAAATTTTCGGATTATAATATATTGGTTTAGTATTTAATATTGATGGTACATCAGCGtatgtttttatgtttaaaatgtttatgtTTTAACTAGTGATTTGGCCCGGCACCATGCGACGGGAGATCCAATCAACTGCCATCTACAGTTACGCCACTTTTATCTGGCTTCCTCTTATTTGCGGTTGGGACgacaacaaaatgatattttagtcCGTTGTATAACTTTCATAGACAACTGAAAGAAggtgatataaaaaacaaaatgcaacagaaaatatacgaaaactttaataaattagatACTTATACACACctacgagataaaccaacaatggGAAACATAAAAAAGCTGCCTCCCGGTTCgatgcaaagagatattaaaaaaacCGATAAGAATAAGAGACAACTGGATGAGCAACGAAATACTTGGcaggatggaccaaagaagaTAAGTCCAGAATAAAGGCAGTCACACTTACAAAGtcattaacaatgaaatcagaaaaatgattcttcttctttttcttcttcttcttcgtctagccatttacgtccacatctgaacataagcctcttcaagtcttcctttccattgttttttattgtacgctacttgtagccaatttttcccggcagtccttttcagatcatctgtccatctcataggaggtctgcctctgggtcttttgtgttggtatggtctccaggttaaaattgatctgtgccatttgtttagatcgctcctagctacatgtccagcgtattcccatttcaactttaatgatttttgcatcacatcggtgactttggttttctgtcttatccatgtgtttgttttcttgtccttaagtgatatacctagcattgctctttccatcgcgtgttgagtgaagtatattcatattcttttttgtgattgtccatgtgtcgcccaagctaactttcttcttctttttatttcttcagtttgaatttccctatttagtattattttttgtcctaagtatatatattcttcaactttttctataactttatcgtttattattgtcacggtgtctttgaagtgcatgacttttgttttgtttaaattcatgttcagtcctattttagaagattcggtatgtagttctaaaagcatggtttgcatttcttgtaggtcagtagctatcaggattatgtcatctgcaaatcgttgcaaaccattgatgtttattcccttatatttccaatttaggtttttaaaaacgtcctccaaaactaaggtgaacagtttgggtgataaagtatctccctgtttgactcccctgtttaatggtacagggttcgtgtgttcattttcatttaggtagtatgtagctgtagcttggttcatagtttcttttattaagttaatatatctgctgtctattctacaattttgcattgcgtttattacggccgtgtgttctatggtatcgaaagctttttcgtagtctacaaatgctaggaaaactggaaacttgtattcgttacatttttctattaatatttttgtggttaacaggtgattggaagttgaatagccttttctaaaacctgcctgttcatatggttggtattcgtctaatttccttgttagtcgagtagttatgactttggtaagtattttaaacaggtgtcacagtaggctgatgggtctgtagttttccaattttcgactatcacctttcttgtgtaataagattactttagagttgttccagctcttagggactttgtcctgatgtaaacaactgtccacaagcttagttacaattgaaGGGGTGGCTGCAATAACCAGGTAGCTccgtattttaaaatttgtagGAAATCGAAAAAAACCTCccaaaaattcaaaattagtttattttttattattttttttcctgtGGTGAAAGCATGTAAAGAAAAAGTTTTTACgtagtttttgtaaatattgtaaatatcatattttaataaaataaaaaaaaattggagctgctttgccaaaaatatacaaaaaaaatagttttaggtttatttatatgttatttggatacaaaaagtaaagaaactaaataaaatgtccttattacattaatatcaaaatacaaactaatcaGTGGAAtatgaaaacataaaaaacaggTAATATTCTTCTTAGGTTACTAGTGTTCATCTTCAGTTTCGGAAGTTTGGCATTCTTCTGGCTCTACAGGAACAAGTTGTTGGTAGTACCACATTTCAGCCTCGCCAACATACTGTCTGGCCAATTCCATGACATTTAATAGCTTATCCCTTTTCAAAGGCAACGGTGCATTATAAACCTTATTGTGTACTTATGGAAAAATCGGTACACAAGATTTCTTTAAAAGAACGAAATCCTCAGTCACAAAACCATTCGCTGACTCTGAGCACGTAACAGTCTCTCTATGTGTATCACTAAATTCGTCAACTTTATATTTCGATATGGTAAATTTTGCaccaaaactatttttaatattgcttttcttAAAAAATGGCTCAAGAACTTCTTTATGGTTTAGAATCATATCTTGTTTAACAGTTTTCACAATAAACTTCTTACTGGTATTTGCTATCATGCGACTCCATTCCTCTGGCAGATAaactctttctttctttcttttttctttttccaccAGAGCAAACGACCTGTCGCAGGGCAAAAAACTATGCCCAGGTTCGGGATAACGATGTCTTATTCTCTTGAATCTTCCATGCAATAGAAGAGATTGCCAAAAGTGAACAAGAACGGAGTTCTTGTTCTGCGCAGCGCAGTTGTCACTATAAACGTAAAGGGTTGTTACCTGAGGATCAATGTAGTtattaataaaatcgtgtaagcAACTTATCACTTCATTTGGAGATTTCCGACCCGTTATTTCATCGAAAACATAAAAGTAACTCTTCGAAACGCTGCCCTTATGGATACAAAATGGATAAAACCACAACTGGCGCTTGTAGAACACGTCACCAGAAGGAACATGTGGCAGGGGCATGTTTTGTTCAAAATCAAATGACATGACTTCAACTCTGGGATCTTCCTTAGCCAAAGCAGTTTTCTCTGTTAAATCTTTAAAGAAAGTATCAGCTTTAGTCAGGTGCACTTTTTTTTCCACCTTCAATGTGTTTTGAGTTTCATCATCTTTggcacattttattttattgtcaaggatGTCGCAAGTTTTGCAAGTATCTGTTCTAGGGTGGCCAaaggttaaattaaaattttccacAAATACACGCCGATAATATGTGTATGAAACTTTTGGCTTAAACTCTGGCGTGTCTAATAGATTATGCTGTTCtggttcatatttttttaaatacaatctgTGCATAAGCCTTAAATTCAGTTCGGATGAAAGATATCTTCTGTTTAGGTTATCATTTCTGCTATAATGGCTTTTTCTTCTTGGAAAGCTATTTATATGATCCTCAATGGACTTGATAATTTGATCTGGGATTTTATTTGGTCTAGTTTCATGGCGCCCTCGCATGTCTTTCGGACCTACTATCTGTGAAGCCATATGAGTCGCTATTCTCTCCACCCTGCTTTTCGTTATTGCGTGAATGTTCATAAATGCCGTTTAACACACTTTTTTTCTCAAATATGCctctctttattttatataaaaacgttTGGCCTCTTGGAACTCCACCACCTCCTTTCGGTCGCCTTCTGTCAACGTTTCTCGTCTGTATTAAACCACCtgaaaaaaagaacagaaaatcaaTATTTCGTAAAAATCATTATTTGCCGTCCGTACCAACAGGTATGGAAGGCTATTGGAATcgtaatttatttgtttaaatatcaaATAAACCTCGGAACCGAAATCTGCATACCCAAGAACCTATGAAACGATATATAACTAATACGTGCTTTCAGGCGCCAATAATTTTATCCTTACCTAAATAGATATCTTGTTGCTCTTTATCACCTATTTCATAAAAAGACGTGAAAATTTTATCAAGAGTTTCTTCGCTTATGCCTTCAAAACATTTGAACCGGCACTGGCATGGACCTCCTCTACTTCGTCTTTCCACTATGTTTCCTTTAACATTAATGTACTCTTCACCTTTAGATCTTCTTAATTTTCTCTGGTTTCGCTTCCACATATTCGGCTCCCTGCTCCTCTTTTtcgattttttattttcaaccagTCCAGACGTAGTGGCAACATTGCTTGCAGCAACTTCGTTTACAGCATTCTCCTCACTTGATTCGGAATCAGGAATGAAATCCGATGACGAATCTTGAAACGGTTCACTTTCACTTGAACTGAGTTCACTTGccatttcaaatataaataatactaaattttATTCACTACGAATCGTAAGAAAAGTGTGTATCTATGTATAACAACACGTCGATCTGAACTAAACTAAAACACAACGAGCACCTGCGCTTGCCCGACTAAACGAGTAAGTAACTAGTTCACGGCggcgcatgggaaaatgaacaggaCCGTATTACAAACTGTTTAGAaatagaataatattaaaattattgtattattacATAAAATTCAATAGAAACTAAACAAATACATGAAGGAATCaaacttattttttatattccatgcatatttttatatcttttctattatattattttgtcAACAGTTAAGTGCAAGAACCAGGCAGCTCCAGGAGCTGCCCGGTTCTTGCTACAAACCGAAAGCAAGGTAGCTCCAAATATCGTTGCCAGTTATGTGCCGTTATTAAGAGATACCCGTTTGTTGCAGGGAACGATCGGCCGATTTTTGTTAAGTGTAAGTCACTGAAAATCTCATTTTCGTAAAAAAGTGGAGCTGCCTGGTTATTGCAGCCACCCCttcaattgcaattagttccttacctccttctaatatcatatctgtggtaatactatcttctcctgcagctttatttctcttcatgttttccaatgctgtagttacctctgaaattgttacttttggcattatttctgatccaacattttttattaatttccgtgctggtctcatctcatcatcttgttgatgtgttctgtaaagttttgtgtaaaattcttctattcgtgttagtatgttttctctagttgtgatttcattttcgtcttttcccattaatgatatcatctaaCGTCGgcctagtgtcggtctgaggcatttcatactcttatttttttcaatagttgttgttattaatttttcgttttcttttcttttttgttgtctgattccttttctaatctgcctattaagttctctatattcgtcggttccccttttgttagatttatttaagatcttccttctttttaattgttgtaatatttctttgtttaattcattgtatgttgtttttggttttttcagttgcagaaggcttttattcactgtttgGGTAATAAGGTTATTTAAATCAGGTTAGAAAAATGATAACAGAGGCaaaacaaagctactatgaggaaaaatgtaaataGATAAAAGATCTTTAGAACAAATACGACCAATTCAACCcacataaaaagattaaagaaatggcagggctgcaaaaaagaaaccacaacacaactcttttagataaaaatggaaatactatgataacgactgacgaaaaactaaaacgatagtaaGAATATAtagaagagctcttcgacgacgaaagaagaaacctacaagacatatctgtcgaggacagagaaacaagtatagaacttacaaagaaagaaatattgtatgcactaaagaacactaGAAACcgaaaaagcccggggccagatcaactgcctattgatatcctaaaaataatagaaaatgagtacatgtatgtcctcttaaagctcttcaatgaaatttatc includes these proteins:
- the LOC140450247 gene encoding uncharacterized protein is translated as MASELSSSESEPFQDSSSDFIPDSESSEENAVNEVAASNVATTSGLVENKKSKKRSREPNMWKRNQRKLRRSKGEEYINVKGNIVERRSRGGPCQCRFKCFEGISEETLDKIFTSFYEIGDKEQQDIYLGGLIQTRNVDRRRPKGGGGVPRGQTFLYKIKRGIFEKKSVLNGIYEHSRNNEKQGGENSDSYGFTDSRSERHARAP